Within the Triplophysa dalaica isolate WHDGS20190420 chromosome 2, ASM1584641v1, whole genome shotgun sequence genome, the region aagaaagaaacctgaagcactgaaaaaaataaacccTTAGCacatttatgaaacacattCAAAAGCAAAGGCATATGAGTCCCTGGATGATACAAGAtctgttttgtgtgtggatATACCTACATGTCTATTAAGGTCATTGTCCCGCGGCGTAAGGAATGTGGTGTCGTGGGTCGTGGTTTTCTCCGTCCGCGGTAGACTGGGTTCCCCATCCTCCACGCCATTCGCCTTCCGGACGCACAGGACCTTACGGAAACTCTGCTTGAAGTTGTCGGACAAAAACCCGTAGAGAAGCGGGTTGGCGCAGCTGTTGGCGTACGAAAGGAGGACGGCGAAAAAATACACCCCCGCCATCACGCTGTTCTCTGGAAGGATGAAGACCAGGTTCACGATGTTGATGATGTAGAACGGCAGCCAGCAGAGAACAAACACCACCACGATCACCACCACCATGCGCGTCACCTTACGTTCCGAACGCCTGCGCTTCGTAAATCCCGCCCGAGCGCCGGATGACTTCACCTTGACTACAATGAGGAGGTAACACATGCAGATGACCAGAAGGGGGCCGAAGAACCCTATGGTGGCAGTGTACAGGATGAAGGCGGTGGACCAGACATTGCTCGGCTCCGGCCAAATCAGGTTGCATGAGTTATATTTGTCTTGGACGTCGGAGTATATGACCACAGGAAGAACGACAACGAACGAAAACGCCCACACCGCGGCGCTGACGGCTTTAGCCACTCGCGGCCTGCGCCACCTAGTGGAGCGAATAGGATGTACAACCGCTAAATAACGATCGATGCTCATGACCGTCAAGCAGAAGATGCTTGTAAACTGGTTAAGCGAGTCTGCCGTCATGACAGCCCGACACAGAAAGGAGCCGAACGGCCAGTAGGAAAGTATGTTTTGTGTCGTAAGGAACGGCAGACCCAAAATATAGAGTTCATCAGCGACGGCCAAGTTCAAAATATAGATGTTAGTTACTGTTTTCATTTTAGCATAACGTAAAACCACATAAATCGCTAATGTGTTGCCGGTCAGTCCAACGATAAACACGGTTAATGATATGATGGCGGTCATCATGGTGCTGCTTCCTTGAAATGGGATGCTTTGATTTGATACATTGGTACTGTAATTTCCGATTGATGCAGACATTTCTGAAAATCCAAATCCAGTGGAGGAgttgtaatcccctgggatggGCCCCGTCCACCCGGATCGGTTGAGTGACTCCATTCTGGCTCTAAAACAGAGATAATAAAGGTAAAAATCTAGTGTTGAGGTGGGAAAGGGACGATTGGTTCgtaggaaagcaaacacagaCAAGATATAAAGAGACAGTATAATTCTGCATCTTTGACCGTATTAGTCCTCAGTGGAGGTAGACATATTTCTTGTGTTCACTGAATGTccttaaatgtgttttacagtGACAGATCAAAGAGGCTGAATCTGTACCGGATCAGAAGAAGATCACACCTCCGCCATACACAGCAGAGCCAAACAGTAAACCTGTCCGAGCAACATGAAAAGACATAATTCATACGTGCATCTCTCTTGCTTAGCAGAAATCTGCTTTCTATCTCTCTGAATTGCACAACACAAACTTTCCTCACCATTGTAGGacccttaaaaacacaaacatgtccATACGGAAACTGTATTGATACCGATTGCGCTTTCATAGCCCAGTAGGGAGAGAAGTTGTCTTGCATTTAAAGCATCTGCATTTTCTCTTATGTGTTTCTTAAGGTTATAAAGATACAATACTTTAATTCATGCAATAAGACAACGATAAAATATAGCACAATTTAGATAATGTGGTCTTGGGAGATTTTAATGAGATATGTTTGAGCCTTTTGAGACTTTTGAACAGTAGAAAACATTGAGACCATTGAGGTCTTTTCTAGATACTTTACTGATGGTTTCCATTTCGTCTTTATTTTAACTCTTGATACtctttcaacttaaaaaataaaccttgaacatccgaagaacctttctgtttcacaaaaggttctttagatcataaaaataaatgaaatggttATTTAAGTAAATTGATCTTTTGGAAACAAAAAAGGGTTTCTATATGGCAATactgagaaaaacattttacacaattttaacGTGTTATGTCGTGTGAGTGATGAAAAACATGTGATATCATTCGTTCATTTTTTGTTAACTTCACCTCTTGAGACTGTTGTTCAACTATGATGCTTTTAAGGTCGTAAATTTGCACCTGTATCAAATAATCCCAGATCCAATCCCATTTTAAGAGactttatttacagttaaataCACTTCGCAAACCGCATTGAAACAAACAATGTAAAGCCTATTCTGTCGTTGTTGTTCAACTTTAAAATACTGTCAAAACAGGGCGTATGAAAAGTATGACCGCGTAATCCCATTGAACTAAATGTCATAAAACAATGTCCCCGTTAAACGCCCTGAATGACAAAACATCAACCATAAAGCAACACATTAATGTCCTCGTTCGCTACCTGAATGTATGAAAATTGCGCAACCCTTGACAGACATggtcattaaaatgattaactGTCTGTGGACATTTTATAAAACCATGCAACATTATCTATTAAATTACACCAACCTCTTTACGCGCGCGCTCGCACTCTACATGGCACCAGTGTTTAGCATCGCGACAGGTGATGGCATCTGCTCACTGCTCCAGTCTGATACCCGCGATACACATCCTCGTtaaaccgagagagagagagagagagagagagtgagagagtgagagagattaGGCAGTCAAGCCTTGCCCATACAGGAAAAGTGTTCCTCCCCCACAACACCAATTTTTCTTTAAACTAAACATATCATCCAGGTCATATATAACCATAACACGATAAACATAATATAACGAAAGAATATCAAAGTCTGTAAGAGTCTAAATCGGACGTTCGTAATTGTAAGGGTGGTGGTCTGGtaagtttaaaaacagtttgaCATTGACATTTTCCAACTTTTTGTGCTCagacaaaatacatattttgctaACCAAAGCATTATCTACACATCTTTTAATTTCCAAATATTTATGGAAAATTAAGCCTGAAACTATAAGTCTAAGACTATAAGCATAAAAGATCATAGCAATTCTGTTCACAACTTTATgagacatttgtcattttaaaaatcattgaCGTACGTTATAAAGTAAAAACCGTGAATACGCAGCAAAAGTGTTTTAGAGGCATGCACTTCGGTACGTCACCAAAACGCACAACGTCATCGTGCTCCAGTCGGTTTTGAGAGCACCTGTCCGCAAGCAGGGGCAAAAGCAGGGTGTAATTTTGCCTtcaaaattaattgtttttattataattaacatattcgttaaataataatttaatttcgTTACAGCATCTCTTTTGACCTATAAGAATCATTACAATGTGTGATAGAGCTTAATGTACAACACAACGCAATTGTCTACTCAATATTACCACAAGGAGCGTTATAGGGGCATTTATAAATGTGGTCTGTCTTACATTTCAGTAGCCTTAGTGTTAAGAATCTCAGACGTCTCGCCATATCCACCTGACATATTCACTTAAAGTGGTTTGACTACGTTAAATAAATCAGTTCTCAGTGGGAGGCAGAATTCCTGTACCCATCTCACCTTTGCCTGCTTGGATAATCATGattatgtgacaaataaaaggGCTCTTGCTGTGAAAAATTAAACTCACGGCTTTCGAGAATTTAAGATGAATTTAGGCTTTTTTGATATCACCGAAATAGCTACTACATATGTCTTTTGAGATGTGTTAACCTATATGTAATGCCCCAAAACTCTGAAGCAAATCGGGTGCCTTTTAAACCCAACTCCAAATAGCCTTTCAGAATGATTCATGTTTAAGATGTATCTGATTAGTATTTTCAAATTTTCTctagtttgtgtttacattttctctTGTTGAAAACAACTCAATTATTGAGACATTTTCAAGAATTACTTCGGTCGGCATCACCACAACTTGAACGGCCGAGCGCACCCTCTTCTGGCCGAAATACAAACGACACACTCCCATTTAATCTGAAAACAGCTTTTCTACGTTTCCAAGACGATTACATATTTATTGTCATTAGTGTAAAACCTTCAACACGCTGCGTGGTTCGCAATGACATTACGCTTTGAAGAGAATAGACATTGTCAATGATGAACGATCAATGTTTCGAGCCTTTATGGCGCAGTGAATCACGTTGCGTTAAACAGCGACCTTTGCGAGGAAAATGATATTGTCTACAGAGTGTGACAGAAGAGGCAGGTGGTATCTTCCGCTAGAttagtgtctgtctctctttatgTCTCTGGCAGTGTAATGTAGTTAAATTACAAGCGTGGAAATTTCACCAGCTGCACACAGGAAAAAAATGACAGGCTCACCAGTGGCTAGAAAACAAggctttaatataaaataataaact harbors:
- the LOC130407574 gene encoding somatostatin receptor type 5, which encodes MESLNRSGWTGPIPGDYNSSTGFGFSEMSASIGNYSTNVSNQSIPFQGSSTMMTAIISLTVFIVGLTGNTLAIYVVLRYAKMKTVTNIYILNLAVADELYILGLPFLTTQNILSYWPFGSFLCRAVMTADSLNQFTSIFCLTVMSIDRYLAVVHPIRSTRWRRPRVAKAVSAAVWAFSFVVVLPVVIYSDVQDKYNSCNLIWPEPSNVWSTAFILYTATIGFFGPLLVICMCYLLIVVKVKSSGARAGFTKRRRSERKVTRMVVVIVVVFVLCWLPFYIINIVNLVFILPENSVMAGVYFFAVLLSYANSCANPLLYGFLSDNFKQSFRKVLCVRKANGVEDGEPSLPRTEKTTTHDTTFLTPRDNDLNRHGLQLEPCMSSSEKPQTAKPQIIGQSTL